A single region of the Phycisphaerae bacterium genome encodes:
- a CDS encoding aminotransferase class I/II-fold pyridoxal phosphate-dependent enzyme, with the protein MDYARILADRTGKVEFSGIRRFFELAARMKNPCDLSIGQPDYDAPDEMKQAAIDAVRAGHNRYTPNAGLPELREQIVAQLRKEFDGHEPTVLVTSGVSGGLTLALLATVGPGDEVVFLDPYFVSYVHLVNMVGGKPVTISSYPDFRFDAAAVEAAITPRTKVLMVNSPGNPTGRVMTPDEMTAAASIAKRHGLLLISDEIYDRLCYDAPSPCPLTLAPEHTLALRGFGKTYGVTGWRMGFAAGPAQIIQEMMKFQQYTFVCAPSIAQYATLAALKADVSQHRRDYARKRDLVCELLSPAFRFVRPGGGFYVFAEVPSQFRSATEFCEIAAEREVLVIPGSVFSRRDTHFRISYATTDEMLRRGCEKLCEIARAERR; encoded by the coding sequence ATGGATTACGCACGTATACTCGCTGATCGGACTGGGAAGGTTGAATTTTCGGGCATTCGGCGGTTCTTTGAACTTGCCGCTCGAATGAAGAATCCCTGCGACCTTTCAATCGGTCAGCCGGATTACGACGCGCCGGACGAAATGAAACAGGCCGCCATCGATGCGGTCCGTGCCGGTCACAATCGCTATACACCCAACGCGGGGCTTCCGGAGCTGCGCGAACAGATCGTTGCTCAACTCCGCAAGGAGTTTGACGGCCACGAGCCGACCGTGCTTGTGACATCCGGCGTGTCCGGTGGGCTGACGCTTGCCCTGCTGGCGACAGTGGGGCCCGGCGACGAAGTGGTTTTCCTCGATCCGTACTTCGTCTCCTATGTCCATCTCGTGAACATGGTCGGCGGAAAGCCGGTCACGATCTCTTCGTACCCCGACTTTCGATTCGATGCCGCTGCGGTCGAGGCCGCCATCACGCCGCGCACCAAGGTGCTGATGGTCAACTCGCCAGGGAACCCGACTGGCCGGGTGATGACCCCCGATGAGATGACTGCAGCCGCATCCATTGCAAAGAGGCATGGACTCCTCCTGATCTCCGACGAGATTTACGACCGACTATGCTACGACGCCCCCAGCCCGTGTCCGTTGACCTTGGCGCCTGAACACACGCTTGCACTTCGAGGCTTCGGCAAGACTTACGGAGTCACCGGCTGGCGGATGGGCTTCGCGGCCGGGCCTGCGCAAATCATCCAAGAAATGATGAAGTTCCAGCAGTACACCTTTGTTTGTGCGCCGTCCATTGCTCAGTACGCAACGCTCGCGGCATTAAAAGCGGATGTGTCACAGCATCGGCGGGATTACGCCCGAAAACGCGATCTGGTGTGCGAGCTACTTTCTCCGGCTTTCCGCTTCGTAAGACCGGGCGGTGGTTTCTACGTATTTGCCGAAGTCCCATCTCAGTTTCGTTCGGCCACCGAATTCTGCGAGATTGCGGCCGAGCGGGAAGTACTCGTGATTCCCGGGTCGGTCTTCTCGCGTCGCGACACCCACTTCCGCATCAGTTATGCGACCACGGATGAAATGCTCCGTCGGGGATGCGAAAAACTCTGTGAGATCGCTCGAGCCGAGAGGCGCTAG
- a CDS encoding small basic protein, with amino-acid sequence MSMDRSLKARSSLVRHRNVLNRAERIQKLMDEEKFEATKSRPIGLPKVGNRKVSVGGKSKKAAPAEGEAAPAKK; translated from the coding sequence ATGTCAATGGATCGCTCCCTCAAGGCCCGAAGCTCGCTCGTTCGGCACCGAAACGTGCTGAATCGTGCCGAGCGGATTCAGAAGCTCATGGACGAGGAGAAATTCGAGGCGACCAAGTCGCGTCCGATCGGTCTGCCGAAGGTTGGCAACCGGAAGGTCAGCGTCGGCGGCAAGTCGAAGAAGGCTGCTCCAGCCGAGGGTGAAGCGGCGCCTGCCAAGAAGTAG